Proteins encoded by one window of Acidipropionibacterium virtanenii:
- the ftsH gene encoding ATP-dependent zinc metalloprotease FtsH, whose product MKNASRIFRGPLLWILLAIIAIITVLNLTSSMAGAKDIPTSQAISMINGTDKLKEVVLTDGDQTIQITNSKGEQFRSYWVGDQSDQIINQLNERVENKTIGTWKGENPQPSVWKSLLVNMLPFVIMIVVFLWFFNAAQGMGGRGGVMNFGKSKASVGTKDTPKTTFQDVAGVQEAIDELQEIREFLSEPAKFQRVGAKIPKGVLLYGPPGTGKTLLARAVAGEAGVPFFSISGSDFVEMFVGVGASRVRDLFEQAKEAAPAIIFIDEIDAVGRHRGAGMGGGHDEREQTLNQLLVEMDGFDVHGGVILIAATNRPDVLDPALLRPGRFDRQIGVEAPDMEGRVKILQVHAEGKPMADNVDLASIARRTPGMTGADLANVLNEAALLTARNNLPVIGNGELDEAIDRVIAGPQKKTRIMDDHERLVTAYHEGGHALVAAAMPGTDPVQKITILPRGRALGYTMVMPDADKYSQTRGELLDQMAYMMGGRAAEELIFHDPSTGASNDIEKATKVARAMVTQYGLSARVGTVQLGSGDSEPFLGMTAGQDRDYSEQTASVVDTEVRQLLETAHQEAFDCLVANRPVLDELVRQLFAKETLSKAEVAHVFEALQKWPSRGSFTGSDKRIPSTIPPITPPAVASPADPQGAIGTGAGSGSGEAAPAEQSASPAPAGPSASADSAAGQDPAAQDPAPGWHAPTDWAPPGWDPKSAGSGGDGRTGHDGGENPDDQGSQDSGGQGSGGQSPWAPKQ is encoded by the coding sequence ATGAAAAACGCGTCGCGTATATTCCGCGGTCCGCTGTTGTGGATCCTGCTTGCGATCATCGCCATCATCACGGTACTCAATCTCACGAGTTCCATGGCTGGCGCCAAGGATATTCCCACATCGCAGGCCATCTCCATGATCAACGGGACGGACAAGCTCAAAGAGGTCGTCCTGACCGACGGCGATCAGACCATCCAGATCACCAATTCCAAGGGCGAGCAGTTCCGTTCGTACTGGGTCGGCGATCAGAGCGACCAGATCATCAACCAGCTGAACGAGCGGGTCGAGAACAAGACCATCGGCACCTGGAAGGGCGAGAACCCCCAGCCCAGCGTGTGGAAGTCGCTTCTGGTCAACATGCTGCCGTTCGTCATCATGATTGTGGTGTTCCTGTGGTTCTTCAACGCGGCGCAGGGCATGGGCGGGCGCGGCGGCGTCATGAATTTCGGGAAGTCCAAGGCCAGTGTGGGCACCAAGGACACCCCCAAGACGACCTTCCAGGATGTCGCCGGCGTCCAGGAGGCCATCGACGAGCTCCAGGAGATCCGCGAGTTCCTCTCCGAACCGGCGAAGTTCCAGCGGGTCGGCGCGAAGATCCCCAAGGGAGTCCTGCTCTACGGGCCTCCCGGTACCGGCAAGACACTGCTGGCCAGGGCGGTCGCCGGCGAGGCCGGCGTCCCCTTCTTCTCGATCTCGGGCTCTGATTTCGTCGAGATGTTCGTCGGCGTGGGCGCCTCCCGCGTCCGCGATCTGTTCGAGCAGGCCAAGGAGGCCGCCCCGGCCATCATCTTCATCGATGAGATCGACGCCGTGGGCCGCCATCGCGGCGCCGGCATGGGCGGCGGGCACGACGAGCGCGAGCAGACGCTCAACCAGCTGCTCGTCGAGATGGACGGCTTCGACGTCCACGGCGGCGTCATCCTCATCGCCGCCACCAACCGGCCCGACGTGCTCGACCCGGCACTGCTGCGCCCCGGCCGCTTCGACCGCCAGATCGGCGTCGAGGCCCCCGACATGGAGGGGCGCGTCAAGATCCTCCAGGTGCATGCCGAGGGCAAGCCGATGGCCGACAACGTCGATCTGGCGAGCATCGCCCGGCGGACTCCCGGGATGACCGGCGCCGACCTGGCCAACGTCCTCAACGAGGCCGCCCTGCTCACCGCCCGCAACAACCTGCCGGTGATCGGCAACGGAGAACTCGACGAGGCCATCGACCGGGTGATCGCCGGGCCCCAGAAGAAGACCCGGATCATGGACGACCACGAGAGACTCGTGACCGCCTACCACGAGGGCGGGCACGCGCTGGTCGCCGCGGCGATGCCGGGCACCGATCCGGTGCAGAAGATCACGATCCTGCCGCGCGGCCGGGCGCTGGGCTACACCATGGTGATGCCCGACGCCGACAAGTACTCCCAGACCCGCGGCGAGCTGCTCGATCAGATGGCGTACATGATGGGCGGGCGGGCCGCCGAGGAACTCATCTTCCACGATCCCTCGACCGGAGCCTCCAACGACATCGAGAAGGCCACCAAGGTGGCCCGCGCGATGGTGACCCAGTACGGCCTGTCGGCCAGGGTCGGCACCGTCCAGCTGGGATCGGGGGATTCCGAGCCCTTCCTCGGGATGACCGCAGGCCAGGACCGCGACTACTCCGAGCAGACGGCGTCGGTGGTCGACACCGAGGTGCGCCAGCTGCTGGAGACCGCCCACCAGGAGGCCTTCGACTGCCTGGTGGCCAACAGGCCCGTGCTCGACGAGCTGGTGCGTCAGCTCTTCGCCAAGGAGACCCTCTCCAAGGCCGAGGTGGCCCACGTCTTCGAGGCTCTGCAGAAGTGGCCCTCGCGCGGCTCCTTCACCGGCTCGGACAAGCGGATCCCCTCGACGATCCCCCCGATCACTCCTCCGGCGGTGGCCTCGCCCGCCGATCCCCAGGGTGCGATCGGCACGGGTGCGGGCTCCGGCTCCGGGGAGGCAGCGCCGGCTGAACAGTCCGCGTCGCCCGCTCCGGCGGGTCCATCGGCTTCGGCGGATTCCGCCGCCGGGCAGGATCCGGCCGCCCAGGATCCGGCTCCCGGATGGCATGCGCCCACCGACTGGGCGCCGCCGGGCTGGGATCCGAAGTCCGCCGGCTCCGGCGGCGACGGCCGGACGGGGCACGACGGCGGCGAGAATCCCGACGATCAGGGTTCCCAGGACTCCGGCGGCCAGGGCTCTGGTGGGCAGAGCCCGTGGGCACCGAAACAGTGA
- the folE gene encoding GTP cyclohydrolase I FolE: MDRRVDGPAAEYPAVDEARAAAAVREFLAAIGEDPDREGLRDTPGRVARAAEELFAGMRTDPAEVLAKTFDMDHDEMVLVRDIEVQSFCEHHLLPFTGVAHVGYIPATSGRVTGLSKLARLVDAYAKRPQVQERLTTQVADALVEHIGARGVIVVVECEHMCMTMRGVRKPGSRTVTSAVRGILRDPTTRAEAMGLILNHS, from the coding sequence ATCGATCGACGGGTTGACGGGCCCGCCGCCGAATATCCCGCGGTCGACGAGGCGCGTGCCGCCGCCGCCGTCCGGGAGTTCCTCGCGGCGATCGGCGAGGACCCGGACCGCGAGGGGCTCCGCGACACCCCCGGACGGGTCGCCCGGGCCGCGGAGGAGCTGTTCGCCGGCATGCGCACCGATCCGGCGGAGGTGCTGGCCAAGACCTTCGACATGGACCACGACGAGATGGTGCTGGTGCGCGACATCGAGGTGCAGTCCTTCTGCGAGCACCACCTGCTGCCCTTCACCGGGGTGGCTCACGTCGGCTACATCCCCGCGACGTCGGGGCGGGTCACCGGGCTCAGCAAGCTCGCCCGCCTGGTCGACGCCTACGCCAAGCGGCCGCAGGTCCAGGAGCGTCTCACCACCCAGGTGGCCGACGCCCTGGTGGAGCACATCGGGGCTCGCGGCGTCATCGTGGTCGTCGAGTGCGAGCACATGTGCATGACGATGCGCGGCGTCCGCAAGCCCGGATCCAGAACCGTGACCTCGGCTGTCCGGGGAATCCTGCGCGATCCCACCACCCGCGCCGAGGCCATGGGGCTCATCCTCAACCACTCGTAG
- a CDS encoding OmpA family protein codes for MMTVHFHSRRIKAAFTLAIGLGLAASAVPATARADDGAIPVQGQLRLSPQKQGVKGKAVLSLHSVNAVDGATTVFYSLALTKDSPAQYGSHANGHDYASRLGNGHYTEPNLVAGANDGAVIDPKGSKIYLPLISGKYCVACSAQAYKSMFNLTPGLATIGWFTVPKLPSGVTTVDVSVANHLFTGVKITSGAPTPTAAVPQFDPLYLGQGWPAIDAASVAKVNQSLFIKDVVATSEAQGDSGRERKTAGESRLDLDSEVLFAKDSDVVKPAGKTQILAAAKKITAMRPSGPVLVTGYTDNLGSAAHGLDLSKRRAAAVTKILQPQLPAGTKVVSQGKGEADPVATNDTESGRQLNRRVTITVKES; via the coding sequence ATGATGACGGTCCATTTTCACAGCCGCCGAATCAAGGCTGCATTCACTCTCGCAATAGGCCTTGGTCTGGCGGCCTCGGCGGTTCCCGCGACAGCTCGCGCCGATGACGGGGCGATACCGGTGCAGGGGCAGCTGCGGCTCAGCCCGCAGAAGCAGGGGGTCAAGGGGAAGGCCGTCCTCAGCCTCCACTCGGTCAATGCGGTGGACGGTGCGACGACGGTCTTCTACTCGCTCGCCCTCACGAAGGACTCCCCCGCCCAGTACGGCAGTCATGCGAACGGACACGACTACGCATCGCGGCTGGGGAACGGCCACTACACGGAGCCGAACCTGGTGGCGGGCGCCAATGACGGGGCCGTGATCGATCCGAAGGGCTCCAAGATCTACCTGCCGCTGATCTCCGGCAAGTACTGCGTCGCCTGCTCGGCCCAGGCCTACAAGTCCATGTTCAACCTCACTCCGGGGCTGGCGACGATCGGCTGGTTCACCGTCCCGAAGCTCCCCTCAGGCGTGACGACGGTCGACGTCTCGGTCGCCAACCACCTGTTCACCGGCGTCAAGATCACCTCCGGTGCCCCGACGCCGACGGCGGCCGTGCCGCAGTTCGATCCGTTGTATCTGGGTCAGGGCTGGCCCGCCATCGACGCCGCCTCCGTGGCGAAGGTGAACCAGTCACTGTTCATCAAGGACGTCGTGGCCACCTCCGAGGCCCAGGGCGACTCGGGGCGCGAGCGGAAGACGGCAGGGGAGTCGAGGCTCGATCTCGACTCCGAGGTGCTCTTCGCCAAGGATTCCGACGTCGTCAAGCCGGCCGGGAAGACCCAGATCCTGGCCGCGGCGAAGAAGATCACCGCGATGAGGCCGAGCGGCCCGGTGCTCGTGACCGGCTACACCGACAATCTCGGCAGCGCCGCCCACGGTCTCGACCTGTCGAAGCGGCGCGCCGCGGCGGTGACGAAGATCCTGCAGCCGCAGTTGCCGGCCGGCACGAAGGTCGTCTCCCAGGGCAAGGGGGAGGCCGATCCCGTCGCCACCAACGACACCGAGAGCGGACGCCAGCTGAACCGCCGGGTCACCATCACCGTGAAGGAGTCCTGA
- the folP gene encoding dihydropteroate synthase: MGVVNVTPDSFSDGGMWLERDDAIAHARQLIVEGADIIDIGGESTRPGVARTTADEELARVVPVVESLAGSGARISVDTMRSQVAAAAIAAGAGIINDVSGGLADPQILPVIAEHGVDYVVMHWRGQSATMQDPSLTSYQDVVGEVIAEVASRVEAAQRAGVARERIIVDPGIGFSKNGAQNWQLLRGIDRFQAGFGDLRVLWGVSRKGFLGSLLASGPPMPGPRPPMGRDAATQALTAWCAMHGAWAVRTHEVRGNRDACEVFARLGEG, encoded by the coding sequence ATGGGCGTGGTCAACGTCACCCCCGACTCCTTCTCGGACGGCGGGATGTGGCTGGAGCGCGACGACGCCATCGCCCATGCCCGTCAGCTCATCGTCGAGGGTGCCGACATCATCGACATCGGGGGCGAATCCACCCGGCCCGGGGTCGCCCGCACCACAGCGGACGAGGAGCTGGCCAGGGTGGTGCCGGTGGTCGAGTCGCTCGCCGGATCCGGGGCGCGGATCTCGGTCGACACGATGCGCTCGCAGGTGGCGGCCGCGGCCATCGCGGCGGGGGCGGGGATCATCAACGACGTCTCGGGGGGGCTGGCCGATCCGCAGATCCTGCCGGTCATCGCCGAGCACGGCGTCGACTATGTGGTGATGCACTGGCGTGGCCAGTCGGCGACCATGCAGGATCCCTCGCTGACCAGCTACCAGGATGTGGTCGGCGAGGTGATCGCCGAGGTGGCGAGCCGTGTCGAGGCGGCGCAGCGTGCCGGGGTGGCCCGGGAACGGATCATCGTGGATCCGGGAATCGGATTCTCCAAGAACGGGGCCCAGAACTGGCAGCTGCTGCGCGGGATCGACCGGTTCCAGGCCGGATTCGGTGACCTGCGGGTGCTGTGGGGGGTCTCCCGCAAGGGATTCCTCGGGTCGCTGCTGGCCTCCGGCCCGCCGATGCCCGGCCCCCGCCCGCCGATGGGACGCGACGCCGCCACCCAGGCGCTGACGGCGTGGTGCGCGATGCACGGGGCCTGGGCGGTGCGCACCCATGAGGTGCGAGGGAACCGGGACGCCTGCGAGGTCTTCGCCAGACTCGGGGAGGGGTGA
- the folB gene encoding dihydroneopterin aldolase encodes MDIRDDPGHIRLTGITAIGHHGVLASEKAQGQPFIVDVDATVLLETGSDRLSDTVNYAELARAVIAEITGDPVDLIETLTGRIADRCLALDSRIRAVSITVHKPHAPVGVPLADVAVALTRSRQ; translated from the coding sequence ATGGACATTCGCGACGATCCGGGGCATATCCGGCTGACGGGCATCACCGCCATCGGTCACCATGGTGTTCTGGCGTCTGAAAAGGCGCAGGGGCAGCCCTTCATCGTCGACGTCGACGCCACCGTGCTTCTGGAGACGGGTTCCGATCGGCTTTCCGACACCGTCAACTACGCCGAGCTGGCCCGGGCGGTCATCGCAGAGATCACCGGGGACCCCGTCGATCTCATCGAGACCCTGACCGGCCGCATCGCCGACCGGTGCCTGGCTCTGGACTCCCGGATCCGTGCGGTGTCGATCACTGTCCACAAACCCCATGCCCCGGTCGGCGTCCCGCTGGCAGATGTCGCCGTAGCACTTACGAGGAGTCGTCAATGA
- the folK gene encoding 2-amino-4-hydroxy-6-hydroxymethyldihydropteridine diphosphokinase produces MSLPKDTAAPGIHVETLGAMRPLRTVVFSLGANLGDTLETLQGAVDQLRDTPNMIPVGISPVYLTEPVGKVDQPDFHNLVLVMESTLTARTLLERALAIEEAFGRERLEVNGPRTVDVDLIQVGPLTIDEPDLRIPHPRAHERAFVLVPWHDVEPGAVLEGHGPIADLIAGLDTSGVRPVGPEVTLS; encoded by the coding sequence ATGAGCCTTCCCAAAGACACTGCTGCGCCGGGAATCCATGTGGAGACCCTCGGCGCGATGAGGCCGCTGCGCACGGTCGTGTTCAGCCTCGGCGCCAATCTCGGCGACACCCTGGAGACCCTTCAGGGTGCGGTCGACCAGCTGCGCGACACCCCCAATATGATTCCCGTGGGGATCTCCCCGGTGTATCTGACCGAGCCGGTCGGAAAGGTCGACCAGCCCGATTTCCACAACCTGGTTCTGGTGATGGAGTCGACTCTGACGGCCCGGACCCTGCTCGAGCGGGCACTGGCCATCGAGGAGGCGTTCGGCCGGGAGAGGCTGGAGGTCAACGGCCCGCGCACCGTCGACGTCGACCTCATCCAGGTCGGTCCGCTGACGATCGACGAGCCGGATCTGAGGATCCCGCATCCGCGCGCCCACGAGCGGGCGTTCGTCCTCGTGCCGTGGCATGACGTCGAGCCGGGGGCGGTGCTGGAGGGTCACGGCCCGATCGCCGACCTGATCGCGGGGCTCGACACCTCCGGGGTGCGTCCGGTCGGTCCGGAGGTCACGCTGTCGTGA
- a CDS encoding DUF3180 domain-containing protein, with amino-acid sequence MTRSLPPDDSPEPRRDQQPGNLTPTDRRTVVIAALCGAALGWLLMSVFVVTDSFMPVLPWSLPAILGLVAVAIWMYARQLRAKVADPHREVPPTEGLVSVALSKAVILTGAALVGACLVYMAHFVGQLSVPYPRQRVVRGGVTAVVCALLAWAGWRLESACRVPHDGDEAT; translated from the coding sequence GTGACGCGGTCCCTGCCGCCGGATGACTCTCCCGAGCCCCGCCGTGATCAGCAGCCCGGGAATCTGACTCCCACCGACCGTCGGACTGTGGTGATCGCGGCCCTGTGCGGGGCCGCGCTGGGATGGTTGTTGATGAGCGTCTTCGTCGTCACCGACTCATTCATGCCGGTGCTGCCGTGGTCCCTGCCGGCGATCCTGGGCCTGGTGGCCGTGGCGATCTGGATGTACGCGCGGCAGCTGCGGGCCAAGGTGGCCGATCCTCATCGCGAGGTCCCACCGACGGAGGGACTCGTGAGTGTCGCCCTGTCGAAGGCGGTGATCCTCACCGGTGCGGCCCTGGTCGGGGCCTGCCTGGTCTACATGGCGCATTTCGTCGGCCAGCTCTCCGTTCCGTATCCGCGCCAGAGAGTGGTTCGCGGCGGGGTCACTGCCGTGGTGTGCGCGCTGCTGGCCTGGGCCGGGTGGCGTCTGGAGTCGGCCTGCCGGGTGCCGCACGACGGCGATGAGGCGACCTGA
- a CDS encoding cell division topological specificity factor MinE, whose amino-acid sequence MLIVCTVLAIACAVIPSVWAARAGVLVALVVAWVSVLMAWRQVENLRISHLAELKAMRQSAVEQEQRHHKESMEMIDTFANRVGMLSKTLSDARTKLDRAENELSTLRGDKAALQYKVAAGNKKINSLESRIAELETELAGVLADAEQGQVVDLPARTVADAGVPSAEDIWENGNDSTIVDLSRVAFPEISHDERRHA is encoded by the coding sequence ATGCTGATCGTGTGCACAGTGCTGGCGATCGCCTGCGCTGTCATTCCCTCTGTCTGGGCCGCCCGGGCGGGGGTGCTCGTCGCCCTGGTCGTGGCATGGGTGTCGGTTCTGATGGCGTGGCGCCAGGTCGAGAATCTGCGGATCAGCCACCTGGCCGAGCTGAAGGCGATGCGCCAGTCGGCGGTGGAGCAGGAGCAGCGCCACCACAAGGAGTCGATGGAGATGATCGACACCTTCGCCAACCGCGTCGGGATGCTGTCGAAGACCCTGTCGGACGCCCGCACCAAGCTGGATCGCGCCGAGAACGAGCTGTCGACACTTCGGGGTGACAAGGCCGCTCTCCAGTACAAGGTGGCGGCCGGCAACAAGAAGATCAATTCCCTCGAGTCGCGGATCGCCGAGCTGGAGACCGAGCTCGCCGGTGTGCTGGCCGACGCCGAGCAGGGCCAGGTGGTGGACCTTCCGGCTCGCACGGTGGCTGATGCCGGTGTCCCCAGTGCGGAGGACATCTGGGAGAACGGCAACGATTCGACGATCGTGGATCTGTCGCGGGTCGCCTTCCCCGAGATCTCTCACGACGAGCGGCGGCACGCCTGA
- a CDS encoding NADH-quinone oxidoreductase subunit D: MPDDFNRLLTVGSLPPPPSDLTAAHIDLGPDHPTRPGLVTIPVHVEDGRLTRAKVEIGYLHRGAEKLFEVRDYRQLIMLASRHDWQAPFVGELGAAVVVERALGLVCPPRVTWIRTLLMEFSRISSHLAFLSWLPYADDDVATARSLHTCLASAHVLWEELSGNRVHPMITRIGGISVDVESAWSDHLEEWLEAATAVAESLRTLIRSPQMRRRTAGIAVLRPDDVDAFGLSGPVARATGLQIDDRWRPGHLAHHGLVPAPVDAPTDGDAHSRFSWLIGEIGQSADLCRQVMRALPGVNGPLETHLPTVVRTPRGTTWSALEAPWGQAGYLLVSNGGSTPGRLALRTPTFADVAALEHILPGTRLDDVPAAIASLGWTLGDLDK; encoded by the coding sequence GTGCCCGACGACTTCAACCGGCTGCTGACCGTGGGTTCTCTGCCTCCCCCGCCCTCCGACCTGACCGCAGCGCATATCGACCTGGGACCCGATCATCCCACCCGCCCCGGACTCGTCACAATTCCCGTCCATGTTGAGGACGGCCGCCTGACGCGTGCCAAAGTCGAGATCGGCTATCTGCACCGCGGCGCCGAAAAGCTCTTCGAGGTCCGGGACTACCGCCAACTGATCATGCTGGCCTCCCGCCATGACTGGCAGGCGCCATTTGTCGGGGAGCTCGGCGCAGCCGTCGTCGTCGAGCGAGCCCTGGGTTTGGTCTGCCCGCCACGAGTCACATGGATACGGACCCTTCTCATGGAGTTCTCCCGGATCTCCAGTCACCTCGCTTTCCTGTCCTGGCTGCCTTACGCCGACGATGACGTCGCGACGGCCCGCTCGCTGCACACCTGCCTGGCCTCCGCCCATGTTTTGTGGGAGGAGCTCAGCGGCAATCGAGTGCATCCGATGATCACCCGCATCGGCGGTATCTCGGTCGACGTCGAATCCGCCTGGTCCGACCACCTCGAGGAATGGCTCGAGGCCGCGACAGCCGTCGCTGAATCGCTCCGCACGCTTATCCGCAGCCCGCAAATGCGCCGACGCACCGCGGGGATTGCCGTCCTGCGCCCCGACGACGTCGACGCATTCGGTCTCTCAGGGCCCGTGGCCCGCGCCACGGGCCTCCAGATCGACGACCGGTGGCGGCCGGGCCATCTGGCCCACCACGGCCTCGTCCCGGCGCCCGTCGACGCCCCTACGGACGGGGACGCCCACTCGCGGTTCAGCTGGCTCATCGGCGAGATCGGGCAGTCTGCCGATCTGTGCCGCCAGGTGATGAGGGCCCTGCCCGGCGTCAACGGCCCGCTGGAGACCCACCTGCCCACCGTGGTCCGCACTCCGCGAGGGACGACGTGGTCGGCCCTGGAGGCCCCGTGGGGGCAGGCGGGCTACCTCCTCGTGTCCAACGGCGGCTCCACCCCCGGACGGCTGGCCCTGCGCACCCCCACCTTCGCCGACGTCGCCGCCCTGGAGCACATCCTTCCCGGTACCCGTCTGGACGACGTCCCGGCCGCCATCGCCTCCCTGGGATGGACGCTGGGCGATCTGGATAAATGA
- a CDS encoding histone-like nucleoid-structuring protein Lsr2: protein MAQRVRVDLVDDLDGSPADESVVFSIDGVNYSVDLSADNAQKLRDELGPWIGAARRTGGRRTRGRRPVGGPTANEIRSWAQSEGLEVSSRGRVSNEIRAAYERAHA, encoded by the coding sequence ATGGCACAGAGGGTTCGCGTCGACCTTGTCGACGATCTTGATGGTTCCCCGGCCGACGAATCGGTCGTCTTTTCGATCGATGGGGTGAACTACTCCGTCGATCTGTCCGCAGATAACGCCCAGAAGCTTCGCGATGAGCTCGGACCGTGGATTGGGGCCGCTCGTCGTACTGGTGGCCGTCGCACTCGTGGGCGTCGTCCCGTCGGTGGCCCGACCGCCAATGAGATTCGCTCCTGGGCTCAGTCCGAGGGGCTTGAGGTTTCGTCCCGCGGCCGGGTCTCGAATGAGATTCGCGCCGCCTATGAGAGGGCTCACGCCTGA